In a genomic window of Oligoflexus sp.:
- a CDS encoding HNH endonuclease codes for MKTLVLNSGYEPVRVVSWQKAMILLLTEKAELVKAYDSFVRSAKKAYSLPQIIKLKRYIKSFTAAAGAVTYSRHNVFRRDKYHCQYCNKKLNEKSATIDHIIPKSKGGADTWENTVCACIACNSKKGNRTPEDSQMSLVRKPRRPSLKHALKELLDEFDCEAWGLEDANGSFEPT; via the coding sequence ATGAAGACGCTTGTCCTGAATTCCGGTTATGAACCGGTACGAGTGGTCAGCTGGCAGAAAGCTATGATTCTGCTGCTGACCGAGAAGGCGGAACTTGTCAAAGCCTACGACAGTTTCGTCCGTTCAGCTAAGAAGGCTTACTCCCTGCCCCAGATCATCAAGCTCAAACGGTACATCAAATCCTTTACCGCCGCCGCCGGCGCCGTCACTTACTCCCGCCACAATGTATTCCGCCGCGATAAATACCACTGCCAGTACTGCAACAAAAAGCTCAACGAGAAATCCGCAACCATCGATCACATCATTCCCAAGTCCAAGGGTGGAGCCGACACCTGGGAAAACACAGTCTGTGCGTGTATCGCGTGTAATTCAAAAAAAGGCAACAGGACACCGGAAGACAGTCAGATGTCACTCGTGCGGAAACCGCGGCGCCCCAGTTTGAAGCATGCGCTCAAGGAACTTCTGGATGAGTTTGATTGTGAGGCGTGGGGACTCGAAGACGCAAACGGCAGCTTCGAGCCCACTTAG
- a CDS encoding acyl-CoA dehydrogenase family protein, which produces MKNKQNFFTDNPDIAYHMSPKRMNELFAWMSDAEKEALGVSTAEEYRKMWLDIGQVVGEFSGTTLENNNQKVAKEDLKLENGEVIFPKTIKENVRVFNEMGGPGMSIRSEFGGMNAPFMVELAGFETIYRACPSTALNVCWYGSIATVIDQFGSQELKDEWIPKIATGEVSGSMSLTEPDVGSDLAGMRTYAEEQGDGTWLVNGNKQFISNGCGEISLVLAMNQKGAKGLKAINLYLVPRKVNGKNNYEIAKIEEKPGLHGSATCALKFEKSVGYLIGENGKGFHYMLHLMNEARLGVAFQALGVMEACYRLSRDYAQQREAWGKPIAKHEMIAERLYDMEVELKAFRSLCYRAAHYISLITLGDRRLEEGNLPEGKREEIISKLDYYKRKLREWTPLVKWWGGERAYVYARNAVQIHGGYGFTTEYKAEWWLRESLILSIYEGTSEIQSLMVIKDTVKDIMNNPKDFVEITVGSRVMALAEKDWLMRRYFKMRQTFNLALVSIFFKLVKTKVKSKFSADKPADLMKLLKLIGPELVKFDNLSPALLHAGRIAEMKAILAIAHSVIKDAERDESFRYAAERFVNKNGPIMAQIKAQIDMDDDYFQEQILGEKEEMAKAANSDS; this is translated from the coding sequence ATGAAAAACAAGCAGAACTTTTTTACTGACAATCCAGACATCGCCTACCACATGAGCCCCAAGCGGATGAACGAACTGTTCGCATGGATGTCTGACGCTGAAAAAGAGGCTCTCGGCGTTTCCACCGCGGAAGAATACAGGAAGATGTGGCTCGACATCGGCCAGGTCGTGGGCGAGTTTTCCGGAACCACGCTGGAAAATAATAACCAGAAAGTGGCCAAGGAAGATCTGAAGCTCGAAAACGGCGAAGTGATTTTCCCCAAGACGATCAAAGAAAACGTCCGGGTCTTTAACGAGATGGGCGGCCCCGGCATGTCCATCCGCAGCGAATTCGGTGGCATGAACGCCCCCTTCATGGTCGAACTTGCTGGGTTTGAAACCATCTATCGCGCCTGCCCGTCGACCGCTCTGAACGTCTGCTGGTACGGTTCGATCGCGACTGTGATCGACCAGTTCGGCAGCCAGGAACTGAAAGACGAATGGATTCCCAAAATCGCGACGGGCGAAGTCTCGGGCTCCATGTCCCTGACCGAGCCGGACGTGGGTTCCGACCTTGCCGGTATGCGCACCTACGCGGAAGAACAAGGCGACGGCACCTGGCTCGTGAACGGCAATAAGCAGTTCATCAGTAACGGCTGCGGTGAAATCAGCCTCGTGCTGGCGATGAATCAGAAAGGGGCCAAGGGCCTCAAGGCGATCAACCTTTACCTCGTGCCGCGCAAGGTCAATGGCAAGAACAACTACGAAATCGCCAAAATCGAAGAAAAACCGGGTCTGCACGGTTCGGCGACCTGCGCTTTGAAATTCGAGAAGAGCGTCGGTTATCTGATTGGTGAGAACGGCAAAGGCTTTCACTACATGCTGCACCTGATGAACGAAGCGCGCCTTGGCGTTGCGTTCCAGGCCCTCGGTGTGATGGAGGCTTGCTATCGCCTGTCGCGTGATTATGCCCAGCAGCGTGAAGCCTGGGGCAAACCCATTGCGAAGCACGAAATGATCGCCGAGCGCCTTTACGATATGGAAGTGGAACTGAAAGCGTTCCGCAGCCTTTGCTATCGCGCCGCGCATTACATTTCGCTGATCACCCTTGGCGATCGCCGCCTGGAAGAAGGCAACCTGCCTGAAGGCAAGCGCGAAGAGATCATTTCGAAACTGGATTACTACAAGCGCAAACTCCGCGAATGGACCCCGCTGGTCAAGTGGTGGGGAGGCGAGCGCGCTTATGTGTATGCCCGCAACGCGGTGCAGATCCACGGCGGCTACGGTTTCACGACCGAATACAAGGCCGAGTGGTGGCTGCGTGAAAGCCTGATCCTCAGCATCTACGAAGGGACTTCGGAAATTCAGTCGTTGATGGTCATCAAAGATACTGTCAAAGACATCATGAATAATCCCAAGGACTTCGTGGAAATCACTGTGGGCAGCCGCGTGATGGCCCTTGCGGAAAAAGACTGGCTGATGCGCCGCTACTTCAAGATGCGCCAGACCTTTAACCTCGCTTTGGTGTCGATCTTCTTCAAGCTGGTGAAGACCAAGGTGAAGAGCAAGTTCTCGGCGGATAAGCCTGCCGACCTCATGAAACTCCTGAAACTCATTGGCCCTGAGCTGGTGAAGTTCGATAATCTTTCGCCTGCCCTTTTGCACGCGGGTCGAATTGCCGAAATGAAAGCCATCCTGGCGATCGCGCATTCGGTGATCAAGGATGCGGAACGCGACGAAAGCTTCCGTTATGCGGCTGAACGCTTTGTGAACAAAAATGGTCCGATCATGGCCCAGATCAAAGCGCAGATTGATATGGATGATGACTATTTCCAGGAGCAGATCCTGGGTGAGAAAGAGGAGATGGCGAAGGCCGCGAATAGCGATAGCTAA
- a CDS encoding S1C family serine protease — MRKPVLSLLAWGLVTTAAWAQTPSQPVTGPEDTSYLLPSERNTIEVFERTSGRVVNVSNLRYARVGFFSFDVTEVPAGTGSGFIWDSDGTIVTNFHVIQDADRITVSFKNGKSLPAKVVGFDQRKDIAVLKVKPEAARNMGKFPLADSSRIFVGQKAIAIGSPFGLDQTLTEGVVSALGRSIPGFGGNTIRDMIQTDASINPGNSGGPLLDSRGYLLGMNTMIFSESGGAQGIGFALPANTINRIVTQIIKNGRVIQPSLGFEPFDSSINRQLNLEGVIVRVVTDGGGAARAGLRGTHRTRNGDIILGDIIIGVDDKKIRSFDDLLNTLDAYQVGDTVKVTFIREGKKRTLPVQLGDMNIR, encoded by the coding sequence ATGAGAAAGCCAGTTCTGTCGCTGCTTGCCTGGGGGCTTGTCACCACGGCGGCATGGGCGCAGACGCCTTCCCAGCCAGTCACCGGACCCGAGGACACCAGTTATCTTTTGCCCTCGGAACGCAACACGATCGAAGTTTTCGAACGCACATCGGGTCGCGTCGTCAACGTCAGCAACCTGCGATATGCGCGCGTCGGCTTCTTTTCCTTTGATGTCACAGAAGTCCCTGCCGGTACAGGCTCGGGATTCATCTGGGACAGCGATGGCACGATCGTCACCAACTTTCATGTGATCCAGGACGCCGATCGCATCACAGTTTCCTTCAAAAACGGGAAGAGTCTTCCGGCGAAAGTGGTCGGCTTTGATCAAAGAAAAGATATAGCCGTACTGAAAGTCAAGCCCGAAGCCGCACGCAACATGGGCAAGTTTCCCTTGGCCGATTCCAGTCGCATCTTCGTCGGGCAGAAGGCCATTGCCATCGGCAGTCCCTTCGGTCTGGATCAGACGCTGACGGAAGGCGTAGTCTCGGCTCTGGGGCGCTCTATTCCAGGCTTTGGCGGGAATACGATCCGCGACATGATTCAGACGGATGCTTCGATCAACCCCGGGAACTCCGGCGGCCCGCTGCTCGATAGCCGGGGCTACCTGCTCGGCATGAACACCATGATATTTTCTGAAAGCGGTGGTGCACAAGGCATAGGCTTCGCTTTGCCGGCCAACACAATCAATCGTATCGTGACCCAGATCATCAAGAACGGCCGTGTGATTCAGCCGAGCCTTGGTTTTGAGCCCTTTGACAGCAGCATCAACCGGCAGCTGAACCTCGAAGGGGTGATCGTCCGGGTCGTCACGGATGGTGGGGGAGCCGCGCGCGCTGGTCTCCGCGGGACGCACAGGACCCGGAATGGCGATATCATCCTTGGTGATATTATCATTGGAGTGGATGACAAGAAGATTCGTTCCTTTGACGATCTCCTGAACACCCTCGATGCGTATCAGGTCGGAGACACGGTCAAAGTCACGTTCATCCGGGAAGGCAAGAAGAGGACGCTTCCCGTGCAACTTGGGGATATGAATATCCGCTAA